GCTCTACAAGCTGCGTGCCACCAGGAGCGACATCACCCACAAAAACAAAGCCTTGGACAAGAAGCTTAAAGACGGTGAGATGATCCCTCTGTCACTCCATAAATGGTGCCCTATTTTCtatctacagtggcaagaaaaagtatgtgaaccctttgaaattacctggacttctgcataaattggtcatgacatttgatctgatcttcatctaagtcacaacaatagacagtctgcttaaactaataacacacaaacaattatacgttttcatgtctcattgaacacactgtgtaaacattcatagTGTAGGGTGGGAAAAGTAAGTGAACCCTTGGATtcaataactggttgaccctcctttggcagcaatgacctcgaccaaacgttttctgtagttgcggatcagacaacggtcaggaggaattttggaccattcctctttataaAACTGTTTCAGCTCAGCAATATTCTTGtaatgtctggtgtgaaccactcTCGAGGtcctgccacagcatctcaatcgggttgaagtcaggactctgactgggccactccagaaggagtATTTTCTtttgttgaagccattctgttgttgatttacttctgtgttttcgGACGTTGTGCTGTTGCAACAaaccaacttctgttgagcttaaTTTGGAGGACAATGATTCCAGATAGCAATAACCATATTTATTTGACGAGATCCATGATTTTGTTTTCCTGTGTTCCCCATACTCCCTTTTCTTACCTAACATATATATTCTGGagtcttacattctcctgcaaaatgtcttgataaacgtgggaattcatttttccgttgatagcaagctgtccaggccctgaggcagcaaagcagccttgaaaccatgatgctccctccaccatactttacagtgggGATGAgtttttgatgttggtgtgctgtgccttttctTCTCCAAGCAGTgttgttccttccaaacaactcaactgtagtttcatctgtacagagaatattttgccagtagcattgtggaacatccagatgcacttttgcaaacttcagacgtgcagtaatgttttttttggacagcagtggcttcttccgggGTGTCcacccatgaacaccattcttgtttagtgttgtcAACAGAGATATTAGCATGTCCCAGAGATTTTAGctgtctttagctgacactaagATTCTTAACCTTATTAATCATTCTGTgatcttgcagtcatctttgcaggacggccactcctagggagagtagcaacagtgctgaactttctccatttatagacaatttgtcttaccgtggactgatgaacatcaaggcttttagagatacttttgtaaccccttttagctttatgcaagtcaacaattcttaatcttgggtctAATGAGATCTCTTTTtttcaaggcatggttcacatcaggcaatgcctcttgtgaatagcaaactaaaatgttgtgagtgttttttatagggcaaggcagctctaaccaacatctccaatctcatctcaatGATTGTATTCccggttagctgactcctgactccaattagcttttggacaAGTCATTCGCCtcggggttcacatactttatcCAAAAATGTAAccatgtgtgttattagtttaagcagactgtgtgcctgttgttgtgacttagatgaagatcagatctaattttatgaccagtttatgcagaaatccaaagggttcacatacttttcttgccactgtagtgcactacttccctgTAGTCTGGTTCTTTCAAGCAAGTTAACGCCATAATTATTTTAGATGGCATGACATTTTTGTAAATGACTGTTATACATCATGTAAGTTAGATATCTAGCAGTATGTGAAATACTACTATGGTTCTTTGTCTATATAAACCAGcttcagcaggtagcctagtggttaagaacatgggccagtaacctaaaggttgctggattgaatccccgagtcgactaggtgaaaaatctgtcgctgTGCCATTGAgcaaaggcacttaaccctaattgctcctgtaagtcattCTGGATAAGTCTTCTAAATAAGGGCTTCGCAAATTCGGTCCTGGGGCCCTCCTTGGGTGCATGTTTGGTCAAAGCAACTCATCATCATCAAGCtttcattatttgaatcagctgtgtagtgctggagtaaaaaccaaaacgtgcacccagggggccCCGGACAGACTTTTGGAAACCCTTTTCCACAAGACTAAAATTTTATAAAAGTCAGTCTACCTGGCATGTTGAATTACAGATCCGACTGGATGTGTTATAAAGTCAGTCTACCTGGCATGTTGAATTACAGATCCGACTGGATGTGTTATAAAGTCAGTCTACCTGGCATGTTGAAATACAGAGCCGACTGGATGTGTTATAAAGCCAGTCTACCTGGCATGTTGAATTACAGAGCCGACTGGATGTGTTATAAAGTCAGTCTACCTGGCATGTTGAATTACAGAGCCGACTGGATGTGTTATAAAGTCAGTCTACCTGGCATGTTGAATTACAGAGCCGACTGGATGTGTTATAAAGTCAGTCTACCTGGCATGTTGAAATACAGAGCCGACTGGATGTGTTATAAAGTCAGTCTACCTGGCATGTTGAATTACAGAGCCGACTGGATGTGTTATAAAGTCAGTCTACCTGGCATGTTGAATTACAGAGCCGACTGGATGTGTTATAAAGTCAGTCTACCTGGCATGTTGAAATACAGATCCGACTGGATGTGTTATAAAGTCAGTCTACCTGGCATGTTGAATTACAGATCCGACTGGATGTGTAACAGGCCGCTCCTGCCACTCAGGCCCTGGCACCCTCACCCGTTCATCCTTCAGACACACCAGCCTGCCTGAGAGGCCCCAGCGAACTGTAGTGGCCCCCCACTACCTCACCGGGGCCAGCAGCGCCGGCTGCCATCGCCGTGAACCaccacaggagaagagagaggagccgCTCTGCCCCAAGCCCCCCTTGGTGTCCCCCTGTCGGCTCCTGATGAGACCCACCCAATGCCAGAGCACCAACACCAACCGTCTCTTCATGACCCGGCCCCGGCCGCCCTTTGCCCCAAAGCCCTTCCACAATCTCCCCAACTTCAGGAAGCCTGGCTCGGCCAACAGGCAGCTGCATAGCCCCTCAGGCAAGCTGACAGCAGCCGCACCTCCAACCACCTTCTGAGGTGTTCTACTCCTCGGTACTAGCCTAGGGGGCTGCTAACCATGGACTTCTTCCATGTGCTCAATCAAGTGTGACGGAAACATTTTGGGATTCGTACAGAAAACAAAATCAAGGACATACTCCTTTCGTTAAAAATAAAATGACATTATTTTCATCGATTTAAGACTTTGTGGTGCGAAATTACATGGTGTGAAAATACAATTGGTTTCAGATTGCACACAGTCCTTCCGAGTCCTGATTTCATGCCGTTTGTTATCATGATGTCAATAATTTTCTGTTAAATTTGAGTTAGCAGTTGGTTCCATTGTTCATAAGATGGTTGACCAGTTTAAATGTAGAAAAGACCACCTTGCTACATCATCCTCACTATGCCAGCACACTGCTGGGACTGGTCTGGATTTAACAGATCTTCCTGGTCCTTCTCCAACTGCTCCTGCTCCTTGGCATCCATGTCTTTGAGCTTCACCGCCACGTCCTCAGGAATCTCCACCTCCAACAGGTTCTCCATGTCTGGCTCTGGCTCGTCCCCGATCAGCACCTGGCAGAGACACGTGCATACACACGtggataaaaacacacacataaaaaaaatGTCTTGACCCTAACTCTCAGTCGAATGCTGCCTTGGCTTTAAGATCTTCCTATCCGGTATTTTGGCTACTTTAGGTGAAAAACAGTAGAGACCAAAATATTCCAATGACATCCTCAACATTACCGCAGACTGTAATTGACAACAAATTAGCCCAAGAAATGTCAGAACGGCATCGGGACAAGCTCCAAACAATTGAAGAAAAACTTAGTggaaataaagttttttttttaagtaatatGATAaaacgttacagccttgttatCCACAAGATTCAGCATAAAAAGCCCATTAGTCTTGGATAAATATCACGCTCGGATTTCAACGTTTTATGACAGTGATTAAAACTGGCTGGGTAGCTAAAGACTGAACTTGTGCCTCTGGACCACAGTTCAAAAGGGATCTCCGAGCTGTTATGGAGTGTATCAGGGTTTTATTTTTATGCGAGACCGAGTGACATCTTTTCCACTCGGTCGTTCCCCACTACAAGACTGCCACCGCAGAGCAGGCACTAGGCAGGAACGGAACAGTGGAAGCTTTTTCCAGCCAATCAGAACATcctgcctgcatcccaaatggcatcctattccctatatagtgtgctacCTTTGGCCAGGGCCTATAGGACCCCATATAATGTaggaaatagagtgccatttggaacgtgGACTCTGTTTTCTTAAACCTGCCGATGCTGTAAATTTCAGCACTCAGAGTACTGAGATGTCATGAGATTCATTGGCGCCATAGACTGGGTTGTCTTACCAAGCACAATAAGaagtcatgaaaataaaatagttGTTCTTCCTGAATGTAACAGTTACCAAGGTGCAATGGAGGGTAAACGCAAGTAAACGCAGTTCACgcacttatttttttctttcaacAGTTTACCCACCCTTTGCtgaaaaatgcattgaaagtagAGTAAGCGTTACCTTTTTCACTGCGTCCGGATGATCATAGTAATACCCaccttcttctactactactacataacTGCCAAGGTGCCATGACGACAGCTGGGACACCCCAGCTCTGGACTGGGTTGTGAATAACACATCACCAGCAGTTCACCATGAGGTTGCTCTGTATTGATTTACTATGGTAAACCATAGGTATGTTTTTGTACCTTAGTACAAACATAAACATTTATGGAAGTTATATTCATAGTTTACCTGTATGAGCTTCTCACAAGCAGCGGCCACGTGAGGCTCCTTTTCCCAGTTGTGGAACTCCCTCATGATGGCATAGACATTCTTGGCCTTCAGAATCTGCCTACCTACTTTGGTAGCTGTCAACTGGGTGCAAAAGAGACACACGTAAAGATATGAGTATTTCCAGCAAGCAAActgtttttttgttgctgttaaaaCCGTTTGGATTATACAGAGAAACAAAGCTTTACTGGTTCAGTGACACAGATGGTTAGGTGTTGGTGGAAGCATGGCATTGACTCGGGggaggcagcgtagcctagtggttagagtgttggactagtaagattgaatccccgagctgacaaggtacaaaatctgtacttaacccactgttcctaggcagtcattgaaaataagaatttgttcttaactgacttgcctagttaaaaaaaaaaaattaaactccAGGTGACACCAACCAGTATCATGGTCTCAATGAGCATCTTGCGAATGTCaggatcctcctctctttccttgtccTCTGGTAAGTACTGGAGGTCGACAGGTAACCCTTCATTGAATAAGGACAAAGTACCATCAGTACTAGGCTATATTTTCAATGCAGACATCTTGAAGTGCAGTAGCAATAtacagtgtcttcggaaagtattcagacccctttactttttccacatttcattacagccttattgtaaatttgatcaaataaaaatcctcaatctacacacaataacccataatgtcaaagcgaaaacaagtttagaaataccttatttacataagtattcagaccctttgttatgagactcaaaattgagctcaggtgcatcctgtttcctttgatcctccttgagatgtttatacaacttggagtccacctgtggtaaattacatttattggacatgatttggaaagtagcacacctgtttatataatgtcccacagttgacactgactgtcagagcaaaaaccaagccatgaggtcgaaggaattgtccgtagagctcagagacaggattgtgtcgaggcacagatctggggaagggtacaaaaaaaattctgcagcattgaaggtccccaagaacgcagtttctgaatgtcctttagtggcccagcaagagcccggacttgaacccgatcaaacgaGATGTTtggagacctaaaaatagctgtgcagtgacactccccatccaacctgacagagcttgaaaggatgtgcagagaagaatgggagaaacaccccaaatacaggtgtgccaagtttgtagtgtcataccaaagactcaatgctgtaatcgctgccaaaaggtgcttcaacaaagtacagagtaaagtgtctgaatacttataactgtgatatttcagtttatttgtaACACATctgctgtcattatggggtattgggtgtagattgatgaggaataaaaacaatttaaatcaattttagaataaggctgtaacgtaacaaaatgtggaaaagtcaagcggtctgaatactatcAGAAGGCACTATATCTatgtttagctagctaataaataccacatacacacacagtatgtaTTATGTTGTTTACACTACTGAGTGTGGGCCTTGTGACGCCCACCATCTCTCTAGGAGCTTGGCTCTTCTCCGGCATCTCAGGCTGCTTAGGCTACTATAAAGACTGGTTAACATTAGTATGTTCCACAAGAGTGAAACGTATAAAATAGTTAGAAATCTGTTTTTGTGTTCACCGCCTTTGAACCGACGCTGAGTACAGCACAACTTCCATAGAAGGATCTAAAACAGTTTCCATTTGGGGCCCCTCTAATCTGACTTTAGCCTGATGCGAATTGTGTCTACTCATAATGCAAAATAAAATAGGGTGGTGCCCTGAAATTCCACCTGTCATCTGTACAGAACAAACACACTGCCCCCTATGGACGAGAGGGCCACTGCAGCAGACATGGTCATGTCCCAGACACAAAGtcctttttaattaaaaaaattattcTGTATTTTATTGTTTTTCCAGAGACAACAGGGATATGGGAGATAGAGTAGGGGCCGGTAGATGCCTGGatttgtgggggaggggggggggggggggggtcgtacaTGCCCCCCAATGTCACTCAGACAGGAAAAATTATTTACCTTCATTCTCCTCGTCAGACAGTTCCTCAGGCCCAGCGAGAAGCAGCAACAGGAAAGGCAGAATGTCCACCGCATCACTCAGCAACCACTCATGATGAgctgggaagaaaaaaaaaagttaggagtatgcaattgagatcttcccaTTGATTACAAGGTAAAAGCTCTACATATCTAGAGCATTTATCGAAAATCAATCCTACTCAATTCAACACAAAACAGGCATGAACTATGAAGGTTAAAACTGACTGTCGTACACCTATTAAGATTCTGTGTCTTCCCTACCATGATCAAAGCAACAATTTCTCAGAGTGCCAATGACTCCCCCTCGTCTGATCGTTGAGGCCTGGTATTGGGTGTAGGGAAGGAGCCTCTGAACTACACACCTGTGGAAcattttaaaacacacacacacacacacacacacagagtgagtggtCTTCCATAGGCAACATGCTGGATGATCAGCAAAAGAAAGGAAGCACTTTATGGGGCAGAAAAAGAAAGTACCAGGCCCATATGCATTA
This genomic window from Oncorhynchus clarkii lewisi isolate Uvic-CL-2024 chromosome 32, UVic_Ocla_1.0, whole genome shotgun sequence contains:
- the LOC139392109 gene encoding protein HGH1 homolog; its protein translation is MLSEVEAKELLSFLTLDTRPDVKGQATEYILGLSGNRDGCRYLQTKPDFLKALVTLTTDPSIAIVKDCYHSLINLSADETMHQPLIKDSDFLPMLFKNLLDPEFMFADRICTILTNLSRHVKTCKEVFKAMQKQEIGLAQIVDIFCTEGYNKQASLHYLGPLLSNLTQLPETRHFILDKERCVVQRLLPYTQYQASTIRRGGVIGTLRNCCFDHAHHEWLLSDAVDILPFLLLLLAGPEELSDEENEGLPVDLQYLPEDKEREEDPDIRKMLIETMILLTATKVGRQILKAKNVYAIMREFHNWEKEPHVAAACEKLIQVLIGDEPEPDMENLLEVEIPEDVAVKLKDMDAKEQEQLEKDQEDLLNPDQSQQCAGIVRMM